Genomic window (Planococcus sp. MSAK28401):
ATCGCTTTTGTCGGCGGCCGCCCCGCTATGATTTCGGGTGCGACTGGCGCGATGGCGCTGCTTATGGTGCCGCTTGTGCGGGATTATGGAGTTGAGTATCTATTCGCAGCAACGGTTTTAACGGGGGTCATCCAAATTCTCTTTGGCGTCTTCAAAGTAGCCAAAGTGATGAAATTCATTCCGCGGGCTGTGATGATCGGCTTCGTCAATGCCTTGGCGATCCTGATCTTTATGGCGCAAGTTCCTCATTTTCTCGGAATCAATACCATGACCTATATTTTCGTGGCGGTGACCTTGGCGATTGTTTACATCGTCCCGCGTTTTTTCAAAGCAGTGCCTGCACCGTTGATTGCTTTGGTGCTGTTGACGGCAGCTGCGATATACGGCGGCTTTGAATTGCGGACAGTTGGAGACCTTGGGACGATTACCCAATCTCTCCCTGCTTTCCTTATTCCAAGCGTGCCGTTCAGTTTCGAAACATTCCTGATCGTCTTGCCGTTCTCACTGGCGCTGGCGATTGTCGGTTTGCTCGAATCGCTTTTGACGGCAAATATTGTCGATGACATGACCGGTACATCGAGTGACAAAAACAAAGAGTCGCGCGGACAAGGCATCGCCAATTTCGTCACAGGATTTTTCGGCGGCATGGCGGGCTGCGCGATGATCGGGCAAGCAATCATCAATGTGAAATCAGGTGGGCGGACAAGACTGTCTTCGTTACTCGCTGGGGTTTTTCTGATGTTTTTGATCATCGTGCTCGGTGAGATGGTCGTCCAGATTCCGATGCCGGTACTGGTGGGCATCATGATCATGGTATCTATCGGCACGTTTGATTGGAGTTCCTTCACTTATTTGAAAAAAGCGCCGATCACCGATTCCATCGTCATGGTGGCGACAGTGTCGATTGTGGTATACACACACGATTTATCGCAAGGTGTTATTGCAGGAGTAATCTTGAGCGCGATTTTCTTTGTCGCTAAAATTTCTAAAATCAAAGTGCAAAAGAAACTGCTCGAAGCGACGCATTATCAAGTGCAGGGGCAATTATTCTTCGCATCTGTCGATGATTTTCTGGACAAATTCGATTTTAGCGTGGAAGATAAAGATATAGTCATTGATTTCACAGAAGCCCATATCTGGGATGATTCCGGGGTAGGGACCGTAGACCGTGTCGTCTTGAAGTTTCGTGAAAATGCCAACCAAGTGACTGTTATCGGCTTGGATGCCGGGAGTGAGAAACTGGTCGACCAGTTGGCCATCTTCAAGAGCGAGCACGCCACATGACCAATTCATTAAAGGGGAGTGTTGAGAAGTGTACAAGAAAATCCTACTCGCTGTGGATGGTTCCGACCATTCACTACGTGCAGCTAAAGAAGCCGTAAAAATAGCAAAAGGATCTGATGAATCACAGATCACGATTGTTTTTGTGGCGGATCACGATAACGCGAAAAACGAAGTACTTCACAGCGGCAGTTCCGCGGAGCTGGATTTCCAGCGCCGCAAGAAATTGCAGCCTGTTGAAGAAGCGATCGCGTCGGAGCACATCAAATACCGCGTGGAGATCCTTCATGGTACGCCGGGGCCTACGATTGTCGATTTTGCCAATAAAGAAGCGTTCGACATGCTCGTGATCGGCAGCCGCGGATTGAATTCCTTGCAGGAAATGGTGCTTGGCAGCGTCAGCCATAAAGTGGTCAAGCGTGCGAATTGCCCGGTACTGATCGTAAAATAAAAAAGGGCTCC
Coding sequences:
- a CDS encoding universal stress protein is translated as MYKKILLAVDGSDHSLRAAKEAVKIAKGSDESQITIVFVADHDNAKNEVLHSGSSAELDFQRRKKLQPVEEAIASEHIKYRVEILHGTPGPTIVDFANKEAFDMLVIGSRGLNSLQEMVLGSVSHKVVKRANCPVLIVK
- a CDS encoding SulP family inorganic anion transporter, whose product is MLEKIKKDWFSNVKGDVLAGLVVALALIPEAIAFSIIAGVDPMVGLYASFLIAVIIAFVGGRPAMISGATGAMALLMVPLVRDYGVEYLFAATVLTGVIQILFGVFKVAKVMKFIPRAVMIGFVNALAILIFMAQVPHFLGINTMTYIFVAVTLAIVYIVPRFFKAVPAPLIALVLLTAAAIYGGFELRTVGDLGTITQSLPAFLIPSVPFSFETFLIVLPFSLALAIVGLLESLLTANIVDDMTGTSSDKNKESRGQGIANFVTGFFGGMAGCAMIGQAIINVKSGGRTRLSSLLAGVFLMFLIIVLGEMVVQIPMPVLVGIMIMVSIGTFDWSSFTYLKKAPITDSIVMVATVSIVVYTHDLSQGVIAGVILSAIFFVAKISKIKVQKKLLEATHYQVQGQLFFASVDDFLDKFDFSVEDKDIVIDFTEAHIWDDSGVGTVDRVVLKFRENANQVTVIGLDAGSEKLVDQLAIFKSEHAT